The sequence CCAGTTGCCCCCCGCGGCCTCATGCGCGGCGATCGCCTGGCGGAACAAACGCACGCTCTTCCGCAGGTTCGAATCCGGCAGGTGATCGAGCTCCGGCACCGGTACATTCGACGGCGGCGCGTAGGCGTGCGGCAGCAACCCATGGCGCGAGGTGATGTGGATCGGACCGCGGTGACCGCGGCGTTCCAGCTCGCCCACCGCATCGATCATCGAAAGCGCCGTGCCGATGACGACCACCGGCGCATCCGGATGCAGGCCATCGTAGGCATCCGCATCCCGCGCCGCGCGGGTATGGGACGACCACAGCGAGGCGCGGAACGCCGAACCGCGGTTGCCCGTGGCCAGCACCACCCGCGACACCTGCTGCGTGCTTCCATCCTTCAGCACCAGGCTGGCGCGGTCCGGATGCTGCGAGTCCGCCACCAGATCCACCACCGAGGAGTGGCGCACCTCCAGCCGCGGATGACGCTCCAGCGCCTGGCGCAACAGCGACCTCAAGTAAGTCCCGTAGATCGAGCGCGGCAGGAACTCGCCTGCCTCGACCTCGCGCCCGAGGGTCTGGCTGGCAAAGATCCGGAAATGATCCGGCCGCTCCGGAAAGGCGCTCATGCCTCCTGCCCGGACATTGAGCAGGTGATCGGAGGAACCGGTGCCATAGGCAAGGCCGGGCCCCACTTCGGGGCTCTCTTCGAACAGGATGATCGAGGTGTCGGGCAGGCGCTTGGCCAGGTGGATGGCGGTCAGGGTACCGCTGAAGCCACCTCCGACGATGGCGATGGGAAGACGGGTGGAACTCATGATGGTGGATCGTTGGTGAAATGGACGGGCAATGGACGGACACGAAAAGCGGCCGCACCGGAGAGGTGCGGCCGCTGGGAATCATTCAGGAGAGACGGCGGGCCTTCACCCGGCAGGCTCCAAGCAGGTGCGAGTAGGTTTCCAGGACGCGCCCGATGAAGCGGCTCACCGCGAGCACATCACCGGCCTGCGTCCACGTTTCGGGAACCTCCACCTCCAGGTGCCAGCGGGTGGTGTTGAACGCCGGCACGAACGAGGACAGCAGCGGCGGCGATGGCAGCCCGCGCGCCTTGCCGACGTTCGACGCCAGCACCTGGAACAACCGTACGTCCGAGGTGCCGCCGATCACCAGCGAGTTGCCGGAGGTCGGACGGATCTCGATCAGGCCATCCGGCACGGATTCGCGGAACTGGTCGAGCACGTAGCCGAGCACCGGCCATCCGGATAGATCCGGCGCTTCCTCGCCGAGCTCCAACGTCACCGGATCACTCACCGGCAGCACGCGGAAGATCTGGTCGACCGCGATCTCCGGCCGCAGCGTCGCGACCTCGATCAACTGGAGCAGGATGTCGGACGCCACCGTGCTGGTCGGCGTGTTGTGCGCCAGCAAGCCGATCGTCCGCGGCGGTGAACCATCGGAAGATGGCCCTTGGAAGGTGAACACCGGCGAGCCGAACTTGAATCCGTGGAAATAGATCGGGTGCTCGATGCGGCCTGCCAGGCGTTCGGAAATTTCGCAGTGCTCGGCAAACCCTTGGAGCAACTGTTTCAGATTGGTCCGGAATTCCGGAGCAAGGGGTCGTGTCTTCATGGAGTGCTTTGGTTTGGATGAGCAGCGGCTCAATGCCGCGTTCCTTTTCCCACTAATCGATATAGTTTTATATGTCCAGCTTGATTTGGAGATTGAAAGGAAGGGCATCCAAAAAGATTTCGGCTGCTAGAATCAATCGTAACCATTTGATTTTCATTTTAAATCCAAAACCCAACCGGGATACCGCCTCGACAAAATGCATCTTTCCGGTACTTTTTTCTTGAGCCCACCCGCTTAATCCACCACTAGTCCATCCAGATTTCCGAATGCATCTTTCCAAGAAAGCAGAGTACGCCCTACGTGCCACCATCCACCTGGGTATTGCCGCCGAACTTGGCCTGTCCACCGTCGCGGGAGCTGATCTCGCGGAGGCAAACCGGCTCCCGCTCAAATTCGTCGAACGTATCCTCCAGGAACTCCGGGAGGCTGGCATCGTCGAAACCCGCCGCGGGAAGTTCGGGGGATATGCCCTCGCGAAATCGCCGGACTCGATCCGCATCGGGGACCTGGTCCGTCTCATGGACGGCCGCCTGGCTCCGATCTGCTGCGCCAGCGAAAACGCCTACCAGCGCTGCTCGTGTCCGGACGAGGCCCACTGCGGCCTCCGCATGCTGATGATCGATGTCCGCAACGCCATCGCCAACATCCTCGACCGATACACCATCGCCCAGGTCGTCGAAGTCACTCTGCGCAAGATGCGCCGTGACGGAGTCGAACCACCCTTCGCCGCCCAGCTCGGAAGCCAAGCCGGGAAACCCGCCGCCAACAAGCGCCGCGCGGATCCCGAGGATGGCTTCCTGGCGGGTCTCTCACAACTCGCCCTCCAAGCCTCAGCTCCTGATGAACCCGAAGACCACTGACCGCATCGTCCCCATCAACGGATCCAACTCCGATTGGTTGGAGGTGGTGCGCACCAAAGTGGAAGCGCTCCGCTTCGGCTCCGTCCAGATCATCGTCCACGATGGACGCGTGACCCAGATCGAAGCCCTCGAGAAGACGCGCTTCAATTCCCCAAGGGAAGAAAACGGCCAGTCGATCTGACCCGGCCCGGTCCCCCTAGGACCACCCTCGCTCGCAAGAGACCGACCGGAACACCGGAGGAATCGGAGAGCGGTACGATATCCGCCGTAGCACGGCGCCCGTCCGCCTTTCCGATTCTCCGTCTTCCGGTCTCTTTTTGCCCAAAAACAACCCTCGGAGCCCATCCGGCACGAGTTTCGCACCACCCGGTTCCCCGAAAGGGAACAATTCTCCACCATGAAGACCCCTGATCGACACGCCGCACCCCGGCGCTCCATCGAGGCCCGCGGCACCAGCCGCCAGCCGTCCCGCCTGACCATCACCACCCTGCGGATCCCGCGTCACCTGGCCTCCGCGGCCATGTTGACCGCGCTCGCCGGTGTCGCCCATGCCGGCACCGCCCCCGCTCCCCAGGCCGGACCATCCGATTGTCTTCTCAACGATTTCAAATTCGACGCCGAAATCCGCGTCCGCGACGAATGGACGGACAACGTTCGCGACTTCAACGACAACGTGAATGCCGCCGATGACGACGGTTGGCTCATCACGCGCACCCGCCTCGGCCTCGCCTACCAGCCGGTCGAGTGGCTGAAGCTGTATGCCCAGGGCCAGGACTCCCGCGAGTTCTTTTCCGGTCGTCCTCATGACACGCTGAACGGCGCGAACGGCGACGACACCTTCGACCTCCGCCAGGGATACATCTCCATCGGCGACCCGAAGGACTGGCCCGTCACCTTCACGCTCGGCCGCCAGCCGCTCGACTTCGGATCGCGCCGCGTCCTCGCCGACAGTAACTGGAGCAACTACGGCCGCACCTTCGATGCCGCCCGCGCCACCTGGAAGGTGAACAAGGACTGGCAGATCGATGCCTTCGCCGGCAATGTCGTCACGATCGAGGAAGACCGCTTCAACGATTCCGACCACAACGCCGACCTCATCGGCATCTACGCCTCCGGCAAGATCTGCCACGGCCAGACGCTCGATTTCTACGCCGTCCACCTCGACAGCGAGCACAGCACCGTGGCCTCCGTGAAGGGGGACTTCTGGACGCTCGGCTCGCGCTTGTTCCGGAAGGCGGCGAAGGACTCGCCCTGGGACTGGGAACTCGAGGCCGTCGTCCAGACCGGCGACGTTCTCTCCGGTGCCAAGGAGCTCGATCTCCTTGCCTTCGGCGGTCAGGCCACGCTCGGCTACACGTTCCAGCATGCCACCTGGAGCCCGCGTGTCAGCGTGAACTACAGCTACGCCAGCGGCGACGACGACCGCACCGATGGCGACCAGCACCGTTTCCTGCCGGTCTATCCGTCCACGCACAACATGAACGGCCTGCTCGACTCCGTCGGCTGGGCGAACATCCACGATCCCTACCTCGAACTCACCGTCACTCCGGCGAAGGAGTGGAAGGTCGGCCTCCAGGCCCACGCCTTCTTCCGCGCCGAAACCGGCGACTTCGTCTACCGCGCCAACGGCTCCTCCACGCTCCGCACTCCCGCGGGCTACAATGGCGACCGTTTCATCGGCACCGAAGTCGACCTCTACGTCCAAACCAATCTGACCAAGGAACTCGAACTCCTGGCCGGCACCGGCGCCCTGTTCGCGGGTGACTACCTCGAGAGCTCCGGCACCTCCGACACGGCGAAGACCGCCTACGTCCAACTCACCTACAAATACTGACCCCCTCATGAAACCGCTCCGCATCCCTGCCCTGCTCGCCCTCGCCGCCGCGACCCTGCTGTCGTCCGCGTGCAAGAAGAGCCACGACACCGCCGCCTCCGGCGGTGCCGTCTCCCTACTGAACGTCTCCTACGACCCAACCCGCGAGCTCTACGTGGAGTTCAACAACGCCTTCGCCAAGCACTGGAAAGAGAAGACCGGCGCCGATGTGAAGATCGAGCAATCCCACGGTGGCTCCGGCAAGCAGGCCCGCTCCGTCATCGACGGTCTCTCCGCCGACGTCGTCACACTCGCCCTCGCCGGTGACATCGACGCCATCGCGAAGTCCGGTGCCCTTCCCGCCGATTGGGAAGCCAAACTCCCCGAGCACAGCGCCCCCTACACCTCGACCATCGTCTTCGTCGTCCGCAAGGGCAACCCGAAGGGGATCAAGAACTGGGACGACCTCGTGAAGTCCGGCATCGGCGTGATCACCCCGAACCCTAAGACCTCTGGCGGTGCCCGCTGGAACTACCTGGCCGCCTGGGCCTGGGCGAACAAGGAGTTCGGCGGCGACGAGGCGAAGGTGAAGGACTACATCACCAAGCTATTCAAGAACGTGCCGGTGCTGGACAGCGGTGCCCGTGGCTCCACCACCAGCTTCGCGCAGCGTGGCCTCGGCGACGTGCTCCTTTCCTGGGAAAACGAGATCGCCCTGCTGGAGAAGGAATTCCCCGGCCAGACCGAGGTCGTCTATCCGAGCCTGAGCATCCTTGCCGAGCCGCCGGTGGCCGTGGTGGAAAAGAACGCCACCAGCCACGGCACCACCGAGGTCGCCACGGAATACCTGAAGTACCTCTACACGGCTGAAGGCCAGGAGATCGCGGCGAAAAACCGCTACCGCCCGCGTGATCCGAAGGTCGCCGCGAAATACGCGAAGGACTTCCCCACCCTTACCCTGGTGAACATCCGCGACGATTTCGGCGGCTGGGAAAAGGCCCAGAAGACCCATTTCGCCGATGGCGGCACGTTTGACCAGTTGACTGCCAAATAAGTCATCATTGCCGCTTTGCCGCGCATGCCCGGTTGGACATAGTCCGCCCGGGCATGCGTCGTGCTCCGCCCGACACTTCCGATCCCGCATTCCGACCACCACCACCACGCAATGTCGCGTCGCCGCATCATCCCGGGCTTTGGCCTCTCGCTCGGCTATACCATCACCTACCTGAGCGTGATCATCCTGATCCCGCTGGCCGCCCTGTTCCTGAAGGCGAGCCAGATGGACATGGCGGATGCCATCAAACTGCTGAAATCCCCGGCCATCGTGGCCGCCGCGAAGCTCAGCTTCGGAGCCTCCGCCCTGGCCGCGGTGTTCAGCTCCGTCCTCGGGCTGCTGGTCGCCTGGGTGCTGGTCCGCTACCGCTTTCCCGGCCGCAAGTTGTTCGACGCGATGGTGGACCTGCCCTTCGCCCTCCCCACCGCGGTGGCCGGCATCACCCTGACCCAGATCTATTCCAACAAGGGCTGGGTCGGCCAATATCTCGCCAACGGTGCCAAATGGTTGAAGGAAAACCATCATCCCGGCGGCTGGCTCGGCGAGTGGGTCGACACCGTGGCGCAGCGCGGTGCAGCCTACAGCTCGATCGGCGTCTTCATCGCCCTGTTCTTCATCGGTCTGCCCTTCGTGGTCCGCACCGTGCAGCCCGTGATGGAAGACCTTTCCCGCGATACCGAGGAAGCCGCCGCCACGCTCGGAGCCGGACGTTGGACCGTCTTCTGGCGCGTCATCTTCCCCTCGATCCTGCCGGCCCTCATCACCGGCTTCACGCTCGCCTTCGCGCGCGCCGTCGGGGAATACGGTTCGGTCATTTTCATCTCGGGCAACCTGCCGCTGAAAACGGAAATCCTGCCCTCGCTGATCATCTCGCAGCTCGAGCAGTTCAAATATGAATCCGCCGCCGTGATCGCTGCCGCGATGCTGCTCGTCTCCTTCGCGCTCCTCTTCATCATCAATCTCCTCCAGCGCCGTCTCAACTGGCGCACCCGCTGATCATGCCCGCCCACAAAAACGTCACGACCGAATCCCTCGGAGTGAAAATCGTGCTGATCGGCGCGGCTTGCTCCGTGCTGGTCTTCTTCCTGTTGATGCCGTTGGCCGCGGTGTTCCTCGAGGCATTCCGCAAGGGAGCCGAGGTCTTCGCCAAGGCGCTCGTCGAGCCCGCGGCGATGTCCGCCATCAAGCTCACGCTCATCACCGCCGCCGTCACCGTCCCCTTCAACGCCCTGTTTGGCGTCGCCGCCGCCTGGCTGGTGACGAAGTTCCGCTTCCCCGGTCGTTCGCTGCTCCTCTCGCTCATCGACCTGCCATTCGCCGTGTCCCCGGTCATCGCCGGTCTGGTGTGGATGCTGATCTTCGGCTCGAAGGGCTGGTTCGGCCCGTGGCTGGACAAGCACGATCTCCAGATCGTGTTCGATACCCCCGGCATCATCATCGCCACCATCTTCGTCACCTTCCCCTTCGTCGCCCGCGAGCTCATCCCGCTGATGGAAACGCAGGGCACGGACGAGGAGGAAGCCGCCGTCACCCTCGGCGCGCACGGTTGGCAAATCTTCCGCCGCGTGACCCTGCCGAACATCAAGTGGGGCCTGCTCTACGGCGTGCTGCTCTGCAACGCCCGCGCCATGGGCGAGTTCGGCGCCGTCTCGGTCGTCTCCGGCCACATCCGCGGCAAGACCAACACCCTGCCGTTGCAGGTCGAGGTGCTCTACAACGAGTACCAGTCCAGCGCCGCCTTCGCCTGCGCCTCGCTCCTCGCCCTGCTCGCCCTCGTCACCCTCATCGTGAAGGACGTCATCGAACGCTACGCCGGCCACGCCGGTTCCAAGGGCCACTGAAACTTCTCACCCACGCCACCAAGTCTCCAGCCTCTTCGTTTAGTGCTTTGGATTTAGTGCTTAGAATTTCTCTTCCATGTCCATTTCCATCCGCTCCATCAACAAAACCTTCGGTGCCTACAAGGCCCTCGACAACGTGTCGCTCGAAGTGCCGAACGGTTCACTGACCGCTCTCCTCGGCCCGTCCGGCTCCGGCAAGACGACGCTCCTGCGCATCGTCGCCGGCCTCGAGTTCGCCGATGAGAACAGCGGCGCGATCCACTTCCACGGTGAGGACGTCACCACCCTGCACGCGGGCAAGCGCGGCGTTGGCTTCGTGTTCCAGCACTACGCGCTGTTCCGCCACATGACCATCGCGGAGAACATCGCCTTCGGCCTCACCGTTCTTCCTTCCAAGCAGCGGCCGTCCTCGACCGAGATCAAGAAGCGCGTCAGCGAGCTGCTCTCGCTGGTCCAGCTCGAAGGCCTTGAAAACCGCCGCCCGGACCAGCTTTCCGGCGGCCAGCGCCAGCGCGTCGCCCTCGCCCGCGCCCTCGCCATCCGCCCGAAGGTGCTGCTGCTGGACGAACCCTTCGGCGCGCTCGATGCCAAGGTCCGCAAGGACCTCCGCCGCTGGCTCCGCAGCTTCCACGATGAGATCGGTCTCACCACCCTGTTCGTGACCCACGACCAGGAGGAAGCCCTCGAACTGGCCGACCAGGTGGTCGTCATGGCGAACTCCCGCATCGAGCAGGTCGGTGCGCCGCAGGAGATCTACGATCACCCGGAATCCCAGTTCGTCATCCGCTTCCTCGGCAACGTCAACGCCATCCGTGACTCCCGCGATCCGGACTCCCCGGTCTACGTGCGCCCACACGATGTCGGCGTCCTGTTCGCCGCCGAGGCCGACCCCGCCACCGACCGTCTCGCGCGCGTCCATCACCTCTTCTCCGCCGGTCCGATCGCCCGCCTCAGCCTCCGTCTGGAAGACGGCCAGTTCGTCGATGCCGAGCTGTCTCGCCAGCAACTCGAGGAACTCGGCCTCGGCGTGGGCGACCCCGTCGCCGTCCGCATGCAGGGTGCCAGCCGTTTCGAGTAGGGCCCCGATCATTCGCACGCCTAGTTTGGACAGGATTTACAGAATTTGCAGAATTTACAGAACAGAGAAGAGAGTGGAGATGGATCGAATCCAAAGCCGCTCCTCTGAATCCTGTGAATTCTGCAAATTCTGTAAATCCTGTCCGAACAGGCTGATTTTTTAAGTGGAGCCGCCTCTCTCACGGATTTCGAAAAAGGAGATCTCCCCACCGCCCCGCTCTTGCAGCCCGGCTCATCCTACGGCATCCCTGAGCCACATGAGTGACGAAAGCGGCAACTTCGAGACCCCGGAGGAATTCACGAAAATCGAGTCGATCTACGTGCGCCATCGCAATGCCTTGATGGTTCGCGGCCAGTTCACCCCGGTCTACACCGACTACTACCTGCACCTGATGCAGCACGGGATCCGCCACAATGGCGATCTCGATTTGATGCTGAAGGACTTCATGGCCCTCATCACCCTCCACGCGGTCGCCCGCCCGTGGGCCGAGACCATCGCGTGGACCGTGAACCTCCGCGCGCCGCGCATCAATCTCTTCGCCACCGCCAGCTCGCTGCAGGAATCCGTGACCGGCCGCCTCTTCACCGAGGACGTCCGCGAGCCGGACCGCAACCTGTTCTATTCCCAAGTCCTGGCCCCGAACCAACACGAGCCGCGCATCTCCACCCTGGAGGTGGATGGCAAGGATCCCGTGTACTGGGTGGAGCAGTACTACCGCCAGTCCGAGCAACGGCCCGGCAAGGCCTTCCGCCTCCCCGACGAGGAGTTCGTCCTGATGGTCGCCCAGCCGGATTGCGACATGGAGTGGTTCAACTCGCTCGACGAGGCCACCGTGGCCGTCATCGAGACCGCGGAGGAAACCAAGCTGCTGGAAACCCGCCGCCTGCGTTTCCACTGCGGCTGCACGCTGGACAAGATCCTGCCGGTGCTGGGCAACTGGCGCGAGCGCCCCGAGGAACTGTTCGAAGGCGAGGACTCCATCACGATCCAGTGCCCGCGCTGCGCGGCCCGCTATGTCATCACCCGTGACATGCTCTGAGAGCCGTTTGCC comes from Luteolibacter sp. LG18 and encodes:
- a CDS encoding YezD family protein, producing MNPKTTDRIVPINGSNSDWLEVVRTKVEALRFGSVQIIVHDGRVTQIEALEKTRFNSPREENGQSI
- a CDS encoding FAD/NAD(P)-binding protein, translating into MSSTRLPIAIVGGGFSGTLTAIHLAKRLPDTSIILFEESPEVGPGLAYGTGSSDHLLNVRAGGMSAFPERPDHFRIFASQTLGREVEAGEFLPRSIYGTYLRSLLRQALERHPRLEVRHSSVVDLVADSQHPDRASLVLKDGSTQQVSRVVLATGNRGSAFRASLWSSHTRAARDADAYDGLHPDAPVVVIGTALSMIDAVGELERRGHRGPIHITSRHGLLPHAYAPPSNVPVPELDHLPDSNLRKSVRLFRQAIAAHEAAGGNWRDLFAAIRPYTPGLWQELSKRDRKRFLRFISPFWEIHRHQSAPETRALIDRLILSGRLTVHRGALVSVERKGEHWSLEFATRTRHLPNRTLEAARIIDATGPARDIHTLRHPLLVNLLRRGFITTDEHRLGVETLADYRAVQRDGRPTPWLHVVGPMLRARYFEATAVPELRLHTAALAARIAGELEKSPTADLAAVA
- a CDS encoding sulfate ABC transporter substrate-binding protein translates to MKPLRIPALLALAAATLLSSACKKSHDTAASGGAVSLLNVSYDPTRELYVEFNNAFAKHWKEKTGADVKIEQSHGGSGKQARSVIDGLSADVVTLALAGDIDAIAKSGALPADWEAKLPEHSAPYTSTIVFVVRKGNPKGIKNWDDLVKSGIGVITPNPKTSGGARWNYLAAWAWANKEFGGDEAKVKDYITKLFKNVPVLDSGARGSTTSFAQRGLGDVLLSWENEIALLEKEFPGQTEVVYPSLSILAEPPVAVVEKNATSHGTTEVATEYLKYLYTAEGQEIAAKNRYRPRDPKVAAKYAKDFPTLTLVNIRDDFGGWEKAQKTHFADGGTFDQLTAK
- a CDS encoding Rrf2 family transcriptional regulator codes for the protein MHLSKKAEYALRATIHLGIAAELGLSTVAGADLAEANRLPLKFVERILQELREAGIVETRRGKFGGYALAKSPDSIRIGDLVRLMDGRLAPICCASENAYQRCSCPDEAHCGLRMLMIDVRNAIANILDRYTIAQVVEVTLRKMRRDGVEPPFAAQLGSQAGKPAANKRRADPEDGFLAGLSQLALQASAPDEPEDH
- the cysW gene encoding sulfate ABC transporter permease subunit CysW, with amino-acid sequence MPAHKNVTTESLGVKIVLIGAACSVLVFFLLMPLAAVFLEAFRKGAEVFAKALVEPAAMSAIKLTLITAAVTVPFNALFGVAAAWLVTKFRFPGRSLLLSLIDLPFAVSPVIAGLVWMLIFGSKGWFGPWLDKHDLQIVFDTPGIIIATIFVTFPFVARELIPLMETQGTDEEEAAVTLGAHGWQIFRRVTLPNIKWGLLYGVLLCNARAMGEFGAVSVVSGHIRGKTNTLPLQVEVLYNEYQSSAAFACASLLALLALVTLIVKDVIERYAGHAGSKGH
- a CDS encoding TOBE-like domain-containing protein — its product is MSISIRSINKTFGAYKALDNVSLEVPNGSLTALLGPSGSGKTTLLRIVAGLEFADENSGAIHFHGEDVTTLHAGKRGVGFVFQHYALFRHMTIAENIAFGLTVLPSKQRPSSTEIKKRVSELLSLVQLEGLENRRPDQLSGGQRQRVALARALAIRPKVLLLDEPFGALDAKVRKDLRRWLRSFHDEIGLTTLFVTHDQEEALELADQVVVMANSRIEQVGAPQEIYDHPESQFVIRFLGNVNAIRDSRDPDSPVYVRPHDVGVLFAAEADPATDRLARVHHLFSAGPIARLSLRLEDGQFVDAELSRQQLEELGLGVGDPVAVRMQGASRFE
- a CDS encoding sulfate ABC transporter permease subunit CysT; amino-acid sequence: MSRRRIIPGFGLSLGYTITYLSVIILIPLAALFLKASQMDMADAIKLLKSPAIVAAAKLSFGASALAAVFSSVLGLLVAWVLVRYRFPGRKLFDAMVDLPFALPTAVAGITLTQIYSNKGWVGQYLANGAKWLKENHHPGGWLGEWVDTVAQRGAAYSSIGVFIALFFIGLPFVVRTVQPVMEDLSRDTEEAAATLGAGRWTVFWRVIFPSILPALITGFTLAFARAVGEYGSVIFISGNLPLKTEILPSLIISQLEQFKYESAAVIAAAMLLVSFALLFIINLLQRRLNWRTR
- a CDS encoding Hsp33 family molecular chaperone HslO — translated: MSDESGNFETPEEFTKIESIYVRHRNALMVRGQFTPVYTDYYLHLMQHGIRHNGDLDLMLKDFMALITLHAVARPWAETIAWTVNLRAPRINLFATASSLQESVTGRLFTEDVREPDRNLFYSQVLAPNQHEPRISTLEVDGKDPVYWVEQYYRQSEQRPGKAFRLPDEEFVLMVAQPDCDMEWFNSLDEATVAVIETAEETKLLETRRLRFHCGCTLDKILPVLGNWRERPEELFEGEDSITIQCPRCAARYVITRDML
- a CDS encoding alginate export family protein; protein product: MKTPDRHAAPRRSIEARGTSRQPSRLTITTLRIPRHLASAAMLTALAGVAHAGTAPAPQAGPSDCLLNDFKFDAEIRVRDEWTDNVRDFNDNVNAADDDGWLITRTRLGLAYQPVEWLKLYAQGQDSREFFSGRPHDTLNGANGDDTFDLRQGYISIGDPKDWPVTFTLGRQPLDFGSRRVLADSNWSNYGRTFDAARATWKVNKDWQIDAFAGNVVTIEEDRFNDSDHNADLIGIYASGKICHGQTLDFYAVHLDSEHSTVASVKGDFWTLGSRLFRKAAKDSPWDWELEAVVQTGDVLSGAKELDLLAFGGQATLGYTFQHATWSPRVSVNYSYASGDDDRTDGDQHRFLPVYPSTHNMNGLLDSVGWANIHDPYLELTVTPAKEWKVGLQAHAFFRAETGDFVYRANGSSTLRTPAGYNGDRFIGTEVDLYVQTNLTKELELLAGTGALFAGDYLESSGTSDTAKTAYVQLTYKY